Proteins encoded in a region of the Nocardia asteroides genome:
- the serA gene encoding phosphoglycerate dehydrogenase, protein MSQAGRPVVLIADKLAQSTVDALGDGVEVRWVDGPDRPALLAAVPEADALLVRSATTVDAEVLEAGKNLKIVARAGVGLDNVDVPAATERGVMVVNAPTSNIHTAAEHAVTLMLAAARQVPAADATLREHTWQRSKFNGVEIFGKTVGVVGLGRIGQLFAARLAAFETKIVAYDPYVSPARAAQLGIELLSLDELLERADLISIHLPKTPETKGLIGKEAIAKTKPGVIIVNAARGGLVDEAALADAIKSGHVRAAGLDVFETEPCTDSPLFDLPQVVVTPHLGASTSEAQDRAGTDVAKSVLLALAGEFVPGAVNVTGGTVGEEVAPWLDIVRKQGALLGALSNELPVSVEIQVRGELAAQEVGVLELSALRGIFSALVEDQVTFVNAPALAKDRGITAQVTTASESPSHRSVVDLRAVFGDGSTLNVAGTLTEPQLVEKIVNINGRNYDMRAEGLNLAILNYEDRPGALGRIGTKLGEAEVDILAAQLTQDVDKEGATVVLRVAREVPADVQNAIAESVGAAKVVQVDLS, encoded by the coding sequence GTGAGCCAAGCAGGCCGTCCTGTAGTTCTGATCGCCGACAAGCTCGCCCAGTCGACCGTCGACGCGCTCGGTGACGGTGTCGAGGTTCGGTGGGTAGACGGACCCGACCGCCCGGCCCTGCTGGCCGCCGTGCCCGAGGCCGACGCGCTGCTCGTGCGATCGGCGACCACGGTCGACGCCGAGGTCCTGGAAGCCGGGAAGAACCTGAAGATCGTCGCCCGCGCCGGCGTCGGCCTGGACAACGTCGACGTGCCCGCCGCCACCGAGCGCGGCGTCATGGTCGTCAACGCGCCCACCTCGAACATCCACACCGCCGCCGAGCACGCGGTCACCCTGATGCTGGCCGCCGCCCGCCAGGTTCCCGCCGCCGACGCCACCCTGCGCGAGCACACCTGGCAGCGCAGCAAGTTCAACGGCGTGGAGATCTTCGGCAAGACCGTCGGCGTCGTCGGCCTCGGCCGCATCGGCCAGCTGTTCGCCGCCCGCCTGGCCGCGTTCGAGACCAAGATCGTCGCCTACGACCCCTACGTGTCGCCCGCGCGCGCCGCCCAGCTCGGCATCGAGCTGCTGAGCCTCGACGAGCTGCTCGAGCGTGCCGACCTGATCTCGATACACCTGCCGAAGACCCCGGAGACCAAGGGCCTCATCGGCAAGGAGGCCATCGCCAAGACCAAGCCGGGCGTGATCATCGTCAACGCCGCCCGCGGTGGCCTGGTCGACGAGGCCGCGCTGGCCGATGCCATCAAGTCCGGCCATGTGCGGGCCGCCGGTCTGGACGTGTTCGAGACCGAACCGTGCACCGACAGCCCGCTGTTCGACCTGCCGCAGGTCGTGGTGACCCCGCACCTGGGCGCCTCCACCTCCGAGGCCCAGGACCGCGCGGGCACCGACGTCGCGAAGTCGGTCCTGCTGGCCCTGGCCGGTGAGTTCGTGCCCGGCGCGGTGAACGTCACCGGTGGCACGGTCGGCGAAGAGGTCGCCCCCTGGCTGGACATCGTGCGCAAGCAGGGCGCGCTGCTGGGCGCGCTGTCCAACGAGCTGCCGGTCAGCGTCGAGATCCAGGTGCGCGGCGAGCTGGCCGCGCAGGAGGTCGGGGTGCTGGAGCTGTCCGCGCTGCGCGGCATCTTCTCCGCGCTGGTCGAGGACCAGGTCACCTTCGTCAACGCCCCCGCCCTGGCCAAGGACCGCGGGATCACCGCCCAGGTCACCACGGCGTCGGAGAGCCCCAGCCACCGCAGCGTGGTCGACCTGCGCGCCGTGTTCGGCGACGGCAGCACCCTGAACGTCGCGGGCACGCTGACCGAGCCGCAGCTGGTGGAGAAGATCGTCAACATCAACGGCCGCAACTACGACATGCGCGCCGAGGGCCTCAACCTGGCCATCCTGAACTACGAGGACCGGCCGGGCGCACTGGGCAGGATCGGCACCAAGCTCGGCGAGGCCGAGGTCGACATCCTGGCCGCGCAGCTGACCCAGGACGTCGACAAGGAAGGCGCCACCGTGGTGCTGCGCGTGGCCCGCGAGGTGCCCGCCGACGTGCAGAACGCGATCGCCGAGTCGGTCGGCGCGGCCAAGGTCGTCCAGGTCGACCTGTCCTGA
- a CDS encoding alpha/beta fold hydrolase produces MSDSIVFGAAGFLGRAAVARLLEQGHSVTAALRAGSEERLTSWLRGRGVDSGALEIVACDVTAEDLGLPAGFDPSGIRDVYNCAARFAFGLTPQDAYAVNVTGALHVLEWAAALPGLRRLVHITGYRITVEQSEEQYWEKGAYGASKFESDPLLRLRAAELGVALTIANPSSVIGPGQYVGLAGVVEQLWNGRLPATPGGADTFVPIVDLDYFTDFLISLPALPDTAGRSYTVLDDRTPVLPKLMRLLAGHMGVPAPRFSIPVGVIEKLPRALTGADPESLPFIADDRYDTSAAQDVARRAGLTMPPTEATLFAWADHLVASRFGAVADDPTAGFADGVWVSGERQRPAYVLVHGLPLDGESWGAVRAELDGPSLAVDLPGLGRSAPGDQDAVLPKSLSSVRTRPVLVGHSLGCGPVLRYAAEHPERVSGVVLVAPAFLQPRSGLLLRSPLMTAAMRRMPAAALAKRLGVPDGAAIASAAANLRRPGVAARTVAALRRASATARRAELRELLERIEVPVRIITGSADPLTVTTPRHSVAIEGAGHYPQLTHPARVAAELARMSTVGARG; encoded by the coding sequence ATGTCCGACAGCATCGTGTTCGGAGCCGCTGGATTCCTCGGCCGCGCAGCGGTCGCCCGGCTTCTCGAGCAGGGGCATTCCGTCACCGCCGCCTTGCGTGCGGGCAGCGAGGAGCGGCTCACCAGTTGGCTGCGCGGACGCGGCGTCGACTCGGGCGCGCTGGAAATCGTCGCGTGTGACGTCACCGCCGAGGACCTGGGTCTGCCCGCCGGATTCGACCCGTCCGGCATCCGCGACGTGTACAACTGCGCGGCCCGCTTCGCCTTCGGACTCACGCCACAGGACGCGTACGCGGTCAACGTCACCGGCGCGCTGCACGTCCTGGAGTGGGCCGCCGCCCTGCCCGGCCTGCGACGGCTCGTCCACATCACGGGCTACCGGATCACCGTCGAGCAGTCCGAGGAACAGTATTGGGAGAAGGGCGCTTACGGCGCGTCCAAGTTCGAATCGGATCCGCTGCTGCGACTGCGGGCCGCCGAGCTGGGCGTCGCGCTGACCATCGCGAACCCGAGCAGTGTGATCGGCCCCGGTCAATACGTCGGGCTCGCCGGTGTGGTCGAGCAACTGTGGAACGGAAGACTCCCGGCCACCCCCGGCGGGGCGGATACGTTCGTGCCGATCGTCGATCTGGACTACTTCACCGACTTCCTGATCAGTCTGCCCGCCCTGCCGGACACCGCGGGCCGGTCCTACACGGTTCTCGACGATCGAACTCCGGTGCTGCCGAAGCTGATGCGGCTGCTGGCCGGGCACATGGGTGTCCCCGCGCCGCGGTTCTCGATTCCGGTCGGTGTCATCGAGAAACTTCCGCGGGCGTTGACCGGCGCCGATCCCGAGTCGCTGCCCTTCATCGCCGACGACCGCTACGACACCTCGGCGGCGCAGGACGTGGCCCGCCGCGCCGGACTCACCATGCCTCCGACCGAGGCCACCCTGTTTGCCTGGGCCGACCACCTGGTGGCCAGCCGGTTCGGCGCGGTCGCCGACGATCCGACCGCCGGATTCGCCGATGGCGTCTGGGTGAGCGGCGAACGGCAACGCCCGGCCTACGTTCTTGTGCACGGGCTTCCGCTCGACGGTGAATCGTGGGGCGCGGTACGCGCGGAGTTGGACGGGCCGAGCCTGGCCGTCGACCTGCCCGGCCTCGGACGCTCGGCGCCCGGCGACCAGGATGCCGTGCTGCCGAAATCGCTCTCCTCGGTCCGCACCCGCCCCGTGCTGGTCGGCCACTCGCTCGGCTGCGGTCCGGTGCTGCGATACGCGGCGGAGCATCCGGAACGCGTCTCCGGCGTGGTGCTGGTGGCCCCCGCGTTCTTGCAGCCTCGATCGGGCCTGCTGCTGCGCTCACCACTCATGACGGCGGCGATGCGCCGGATGCCGGCCGCCGCCTTGGCGAAACGGCTCGGCGTGCCCGACGGCGCCGCGATCGCGAGCGCCGCCGCGAACCTCCGCAGGCCGGGTGTCGCCGCACGCACCGTCGCCGCGCTGCGCCGCGCGAGCGCCACCGCGCGACGCGCGGAGTTGCGCGAACTGCTCGAACGGATCGAAGTGCCGGTGCGAATCATCACCGGTTCCGCCGATCCGCTCACCGTCACGACGCCGCGGCACTCGGTCGCGATCGAAGGCGCGGGCCACTATCCGCAGTTGACCCATCCCGCGCGCGTCGCGGCGGAACTCGCCCGAATGTCCACCGTCGGGGCACGCGGCTGA
- a CDS encoding TetR/AcrR family transcriptional regulator: protein MGVKGTETRGKLVDAARTLVERHGYYGAGLNQILAASGAPRGSLYFHFPGGKDELVAAAIAQAGKEIAALIDTIEPGDAAAAASRLLRVFGDRLEASDWQQGCPVATVALDVAAANDAVQAECAAAYAAWQQALRLRLRADGRENADDLAATVLAMVEGALLLARAQRSREPLERVERTLHALL, encoded by the coding sequence ATGGGCGTCAAAGGCACCGAGACTCGCGGCAAACTCGTCGACGCGGCGCGCACGCTGGTGGAACGGCACGGTTACTACGGCGCTGGGCTCAATCAGATCCTGGCGGCCAGCGGCGCGCCACGCGGTTCGCTGTACTTCCACTTCCCCGGCGGCAAGGACGAATTGGTCGCGGCGGCGATCGCCCAAGCGGGCAAGGAGATCGCGGCGCTGATCGACACGATCGAACCCGGTGACGCCGCAGCGGCCGCGAGCAGGCTGCTTCGCGTGTTCGGCGATCGGCTGGAAGCGTCCGACTGGCAACAGGGTTGCCCGGTCGCCACCGTAGCCTTGGACGTGGCGGCGGCGAACGACGCGGTCCAAGCCGAGTGCGCCGCCGCGTACGCCGCCTGGCAACAGGCGCTGCGGCTGCGGTTGCGGGCCGATGGCCGCGAGAACGCCGACGACCTGGCCGCCACGGTGCTCGCCATGGTCGAGGGGGCGCTGTTGCTGGCGCGCGCGCAACGCAGTCGCGAACCTTTGGAACGCGTCGAACGCACTCTGCACGCCCTGCTCTGA
- a CDS encoding PPOX class F420-dependent oxidoreductase has translation MGVNQRAQIVMSDTEITEFLQRSRIATLATIGPKGTPHLTAMWYALIDGEIWFETKAKSQKAVNLRRDPRITCMVEAGQTYDQLRGVSIEGRGEIVEDAEKLFAVGVSVWERYTGPYNEEVRPMVEAMLHKRVAVRVVPERTRSWDHRKLGLPAMPLGGTTAQSLD, from the coding sequence ATGGGAGTCAACCAACGGGCACAGATCGTGATGTCCGACACCGAGATCACCGAGTTCTTGCAGCGCAGCCGGATCGCGACGCTGGCGACCATCGGCCCGAAGGGCACGCCGCACCTGACCGCGATGTGGTACGCGCTCATCGACGGCGAGATCTGGTTCGAGACCAAGGCCAAATCGCAGAAGGCGGTGAATCTGCGCCGCGATCCTCGGATCACCTGCATGGTGGAGGCGGGCCAGACCTACGACCAGCTCAGGGGCGTATCGATCGAGGGCCGCGGCGAGATCGTCGAGGACGCCGAGAAACTCTTCGCGGTCGGCGTGAGCGTCTGGGAGCGCTACACCGGCCCCTACAACGAGGAGGTGCGGCCGATGGTGGAGGCCATGCTGCACAAACGGGTCGCCGTCCGTGTGGTGCCCGAGCGCACGCGCAGCTGGGATCACCGCAAGCTCGGCCTGCCCGCCATGCCGCTCGGCGGCACCACCGCGCAGTCGCTGGACTGA
- a CDS encoding MFS transporter, giving the protein MATVTQIDGVRRWSMLGLGVFAQASSAVFIHGVPFLLPALTGRGMPLATAGLLVAMPTVGLVCTLIAWGYVVDRIGERKVLVAGPLLMLAAGCVAAATTDDITLGALLFLGGVGAASTNGASGRVIVGWFPPHRRGLAMGIRQTAQPLGVGVGALAIPAVAAAYGVPAAVLVPALMAGVAALACLAGIVDPPRPAASAADPALRTNPYRDSATLWRIHLVSVLLVVPQGTVWTFALLWLHRDIGWSLAAAGALVTITQILGALGRIGAGAWSDRAGSRMGPLRTIAVAAVLAMAALALTAWTQWWWAAIPLLIAASVISVSDNGLAFTAVAEIAGPYWSGRGLGVQNTGQNLAMAAVPPVFGALITASGFPAAFLLAAVTAVAAVPLVPRDPD; this is encoded by the coding sequence ATGGCGACCGTTACGCAGATCGACGGGGTACGTCGCTGGTCGATGCTCGGGCTGGGTGTGTTCGCCCAGGCCTCCAGCGCGGTCTTCATCCACGGCGTCCCGTTTCTGCTGCCCGCGCTGACCGGCCGCGGCATGCCGCTGGCGACGGCGGGCCTGCTGGTGGCCATGCCCACCGTCGGCCTGGTGTGCACGCTGATCGCGTGGGGTTACGTGGTCGACCGGATCGGCGAGCGCAAGGTGCTGGTCGCCGGTCCGCTGCTGATGCTGGCGGCCGGGTGCGTCGCCGCGGCCACGACCGACGACATCACGCTGGGCGCGTTGCTGTTCCTCGGCGGCGTCGGGGCGGCCAGCACCAACGGCGCCAGCGGCCGGGTGATCGTCGGCTGGTTCCCGCCGCATCGGCGGGGGCTCGCGATGGGTATCCGGCAGACCGCCCAGCCCCTGGGAGTGGGCGTCGGCGCGTTGGCGATTCCGGCCGTCGCCGCCGCCTACGGTGTGCCCGCGGCCGTTCTCGTTCCCGCGCTGATGGCGGGCGTGGCGGCCCTTGCCTGCCTTGCCGGCATCGTCGACCCGCCACGTCCCGCCGCTTCGGCCGCCGATCCGGCGTTGCGAACCAACCCTTATCGCGACTCGGCCACGCTGTGGCGCATCCACCTGGTCTCGGTGCTGCTCGTCGTCCCGCAGGGCACCGTGTGGACGTTCGCGCTGCTGTGGCTGCACCGCGACATCGGCTGGTCGCTCGCCGCCGCGGGTGCGCTGGTGACGATCACCCAGATCCTCGGCGCGCTCGGCCGCATCGGCGCGGGCGCCTGGTCGGATCGCGCCGGCAGCCGGATGGGCCCCCTGCGCACGATCGCGGTCGCCGCCGTGCTCGCCATGGCCGCGCTGGCGCTGACCGCGTGGACCCAGTGGTGGTGGGCCGCCATCCCGCTGCTGATCGCCGCGTCCGTGATCAGCGTCTCCGACAACGGCTTGGCCTTCACCGCGGTCGCCGAGATCGCCGGCCCCTACTGGAGCGGCCGGGGCCTCGGCGTCCAGAACACCGGGCAGAACCTGGCCATGGCCGCCGTACCGCCCGTGTTCGGCGCTCTGATCACCGCGAGCGGCTTCCCCGCCGCCTTCCTTCTGGCCGCTGTCACGGCCGTCGCGGCAGTCCCGCTGGTCCCCCGCGACCCGGACTGA
- a CDS encoding 3-isopropylmalate dehydrogenase, with protein MKLAVIPGDGIGPEVIAEALKVLDVVVPGVEKTEYDLGARRYHATGEILPDSVLPELKQHDAILLGAIGDPSVPSGVLERGLLLRTRFALDHHVNLRPSRLFPGVTSPLAGDPDIDFVVVREGTEGPYTGTGGAIRVDTPHEVATEVSTNTRFGIERVVRYAFAKAQARRKHLTLVHKNNVLTFAGSLWQRTVDEVAAEFPEVTTAYQHIDAATIHMVNDPGRFDVIVTDNLFGDIITDLAAAVSGGIGLAASGNIDASGTNPSMFEPVHGSAPDIAGQSKADPTAAILSVSLLLNHLGDTEAATRIESAVAKDLESRSGTASTVEIGDRIAATL; from the coding sequence ATGAAGCTTGCTGTCATCCCGGGCGACGGGATCGGGCCCGAGGTCATCGCCGAGGCGCTCAAGGTGCTCGACGTGGTCGTGCCCGGTGTCGAGAAGACCGAGTACGACCTCGGCGCGCGTCGCTACCACGCGACCGGCGAGATCCTGCCGGATTCGGTGCTGCCGGAGTTGAAGCAGCACGACGCGATCCTGCTCGGCGCGATCGGCGACCCGTCGGTGCCCAGCGGCGTGCTCGAACGCGGCCTGTTGCTGCGCACCCGGTTCGCGCTGGACCACCACGTCAACCTGCGTCCGTCCAGACTGTTCCCCGGCGTGACCAGCCCGCTGGCGGGCGATCCCGACATCGACTTCGTCGTTGTGCGTGAGGGCACCGAGGGCCCCTACACCGGCACCGGCGGCGCGATTCGCGTCGACACCCCGCACGAGGTGGCGACCGAGGTCAGCACCAACACCCGCTTCGGCATCGAGCGCGTCGTGCGCTACGCCTTCGCCAAGGCGCAGGCGCGGCGCAAGCACCTGACGCTGGTGCACAAGAACAACGTGCTCACCTTCGCCGGCTCGCTCTGGCAGCGCACCGTGGACGAGGTCGCAGCCGAGTTCCCCGAGGTCACAACGGCTTACCAGCACATCGATGCCGCCACCATCCACATGGTCAACGACCCGGGCCGGTTCGACGTGATCGTCACCGACAACCTCTTCGGCGACATCATCACCGACCTCGCCGCCGCTGTCAGCGGCGGCATCGGGCTGGCCGCCAGCGGCAACATCGACGCCTCCGGGACGAATCCCAGCATGTTCGAGCCGGTACACGGCAGCGCCCCCGACATCGCCGGTCAGTCCAAGGCCGACCCCACCGCGGCGATCCTCTCGGTCTCTCTCCTGCTCAACCACCTCGGCGACACCGAGGCGGCCACGCGCATCGAGTCGGCCGTCGCCAAGGACCTCGAGTCCCGCTCGGGCACCGCGTCGACCGTGGAGATCGGCGACCGGATCGCCGCCACCCTTTGA
- a CDS encoding fumarylacetoacetate hydrolase family protein, which translates to MRLGRVASPDGVAFVSIEGDGSDSVAKEIAEHPFGTPTFTGRSWPLADVRLLAPILASKVVCVGKNYAAHAAEMGGPAPADPVIFLKPNTAIVGPNAPIILPPSSSQVDYEGELAIVIGRPCKDVPAARALDVVLGYTAANDVTARDQQRHDGQWTRGKGYDTFCPLGPWIETSLDPSDLEIVTELDGEVRQRSRTSLLLHDIPKLIEWVTTVMTLLPGDVILTGTPEGVGPMREGQQVSVTVEGIGTLTNPVAAKR; encoded by the coding sequence ATGCGTCTAGGTCGAGTTGCCAGTCCCGATGGGGTCGCCTTCGTGAGCATCGAGGGCGACGGAAGCGACAGCGTGGCCAAGGAGATCGCCGAACACCCGTTCGGCACACCGACGTTCACCGGACGGAGCTGGCCGCTGGCCGACGTGCGGCTGCTCGCGCCGATCCTGGCCAGCAAGGTGGTCTGCGTCGGCAAGAACTACGCCGCCCATGCCGCCGAGATGGGAGGTCCAGCCCCCGCGGATCCGGTGATCTTCCTGAAGCCGAACACCGCGATCGTGGGGCCGAACGCCCCGATCATCCTGCCGCCCAGTTCGTCTCAGGTCGACTACGAAGGGGAGCTGGCCATCGTCATCGGCCGGCCCTGCAAGGACGTGCCCGCCGCCCGCGCGCTGGACGTGGTGCTCGGTTACACCGCGGCCAACGACGTCACCGCCCGCGACCAGCAACGCCACGACGGCCAATGGACCAGGGGCAAGGGGTACGACACCTTCTGCCCGCTGGGGCCGTGGATCGAAACGTCCTTGGACCCCTCGGATCTGGAGATCGTCACCGAGCTCGACGGCGAGGTGCGCCAGCGCAGCCGCACTTCGCTTCTGCTCCACGACATTCCGAAGCTCATCGAGTGGGTCACCACCGTGATGACGCTGCTGCCCGGTGACGTCATCCTCACCGGCACCCCCGAGGGCGTCGGCCCGATGCGGGAGGGACAGCAGGTGTCGGTGACCGTCGAGGGCATCGGAACCCTCACCAATCCCGTTGCCGCCAAACGCTGA
- a CDS encoding DUF5302 domain-containing protein, whose translation MADSGKSNGADEVKRKFREALERKNQQNARAVDHLDGRSKASGAHTAVGHKREFRRKSG comes from the coding sequence ATGGCGGATTCGGGTAAGTCCAATGGCGCCGACGAGGTGAAGCGCAAGTTCCGGGAAGCACTGGAGCGCAAGAACCAGCAGAACGCCCGCGCGGTCGACCACCTCGACGGACGGTCCAAGGCCTCCGGTGCTCACACCGCGGTCGGCCACAAGCGGGAATTCCGGCGTAAGAGCGGCTAG
- the gltX gene encoding glutamate--tRNA ligase → MTEVRVRFCPSPTGTPHVGLIRTALFNWAYARHHGGTFVFRIEDTDAARDSEESYRAIIDALRWLGLTWDEGPEVGGPYEPYRQSLRKDLHLDVVRRLLEAGEAYESFSTPEEVEARHRAAGRDPKLGYDNYDRDLTPERIEAYRAEGRAAVIRLRMPDEDLSWNDLVRGETTFKAGSVPDFALTRGNGNPLYTLVNPVDDALMRITHVLRGEDVLSSTPRQLALYAALRRIGVAEFTPQFGHLPFVMGQGNKKLSKRDPESNLFAHRDRGFIPEGLLNYLALLGWGLSEDRDVFSMAEMVEAFDISKVNSNPARFDQKKADALNAEHIRLLAPGDFAHRLREYLTEHGRIGAEIDEKVFAAAAELVQTRIVVLADAWELLRFLFAPAEEFAIDPAAGAKNLGSDAEEVLQAAIAALQSLSGWTAESIEEVLKKALIDDLGLKPRKAFAPVRVAVTGSHISPPLYESLELLGRGPTMERLRAALTWQAAGQTPS, encoded by the coding sequence ATGACTGAAGTACGGGTCCGATTCTGCCCGTCACCGACCGGGACACCGCACGTCGGCCTGATCCGGACGGCGCTGTTCAACTGGGCCTACGCCCGCCATCACGGTGGCACATTCGTCTTTCGAATCGAAGACACCGATGCCGCACGCGATTCCGAGGAGTCCTACCGGGCGATAATCGACGCGCTGCGCTGGCTCGGCCTCACTTGGGACGAGGGGCCGGAGGTCGGCGGGCCTTACGAGCCATATCGCCAGTCGCTGCGAAAAGATTTGCATCTGGACGTGGTTCGGCGTTTGCTGGAGGCCGGTGAAGCCTATGAGTCATTCTCCACACCGGAGGAAGTCGAAGCTCGCCATCGTGCCGCGGGACGCGATCCGAAACTCGGTTACGACAACTACGATCGTGATCTGACGCCCGAGCGGATCGAGGCGTACCGGGCCGAGGGGCGCGCCGCCGTGATCCGGCTGCGGATGCCCGACGAGGACCTGTCCTGGAACGACCTGGTGCGCGGCGAGACGACCTTCAAAGCGGGCAGCGTCCCGGACTTCGCGCTCACCCGAGGCAACGGCAACCCGCTGTACACCCTGGTCAATCCGGTCGACGACGCTTTGATGCGGATCACCCACGTGCTGCGCGGGGAGGACGTGCTCTCCTCGACCCCCCGGCAGCTGGCGCTGTACGCAGCGCTGCGCCGGATCGGGGTCGCCGAATTCACTCCCCAGTTCGGTCACCTGCCGTTCGTGATGGGGCAGGGCAACAAGAAGCTGTCCAAGCGGGATCCGGAATCGAATCTATTCGCCCATCGCGATCGCGGCTTCATTCCCGAGGGTTTGCTGAATTATCTCGCGCTACTCGGCTGGGGGCTGTCGGAGGACCGCGACGTGTTCTCCATGGCGGAGATGGTCGAAGCATTCGACATTTCGAAAGTAAATTCGAATCCGGCCCGTTTCGACCAGAAGAAGGCGGACGCGCTCAATGCCGAGCACATCCGATTGCTGGCGCCGGGTGATTTCGCGCACCGGCTGCGGGAGTATCTCACCGAGCACGGTCGTATCGGCGCGGAGATCGATGAGAAGGTGTTCGCCGCCGCGGCCGAACTCGTGCAGACCAGGATCGTGGTGCTGGCCGACGCGTGGGAACTGCTGCGTTTCTTGTTCGCACCCGCGGAGGAGTTCGCGATAGACCCCGCCGCGGGCGCCAAAAATCTGGGTTCCGACGCCGAAGAAGTATTGCAAGCCGCTATTGCCGCATTGCAGTCGCTGTCCGGGTGGACCGCCGAGTCGATCGAAGAGGTGCTGAAAAAGGCGCTGATCGATGATCTCGGGCTCAAACCGCGCAAAGCCTTCGCGCCGGTGCGGGTCGCGGTCACCGGGTCGCATATCAGCCCGCCGCTGTACGAATCGCTGGAACTGCTCGGTCGCGGCCCCACGATGGAGCGGCTGCGCGCGGCGCTGACCTGGCAAGCAGCGGGCCAAACGCCGTCCTGA